A stretch of Cytophagales bacterium DNA encodes these proteins:
- a CDS encoding molybdopterin molybdotransferase MoeA, with amino-acid sequence MITVEEALEYIFDNQTDFGIEQVPLNEAAGKVLREPVVADRDFPPFDRVTMDGIAIHYEAFKNGASSFRIEGEAPAGAPMETLKDDAQCLEVMTGAVLPRGTDTVIRYEDVEIKEGVARIMIEQIKFRQNVHFQGIDRKQGDHILNEGIILGPAQLGVCATVGVDPVKVTRVPKALIISTGDELVEVHETPAPHQIRKSNIAQLQALLGDFKITPDKLHLTDDYDEILTKLKDAVNDYDLILLSGGVSKGKYDFLPKALDELGVAKLFHKIKQRPGKPFWFGRKENCFVFAFPGNPVSSFMCANRYLRPWLAECLQQNIQRPEFARLVEEVAFKPDLTYFLEVQLRSNTQGVLEAHPVKGNGSGDLANLVDADAFIQLPQGRDIYEAGGVYPVWRY; translated from the coding sequence ATGATTACTGTAGAAGAAGCACTCGAATATATATTCGATAATCAGACTGATTTTGGCATAGAACAAGTTCCTCTGAATGAAGCGGCTGGTAAAGTATTGAGAGAACCGGTCGTTGCGGATAGAGATTTTCCTCCGTTTGATCGGGTGACGATGGATGGCATTGCCATTCACTATGAGGCCTTTAAAAATGGGGCGAGTAGTTTCCGCATAGAAGGAGAAGCCCCTGCGGGTGCACCGATGGAAACACTGAAGGATGATGCACAGTGTCTGGAGGTCATGACCGGAGCAGTACTACCTCGTGGAACAGATACAGTCATTCGGTATGAGGATGTGGAGATCAAAGAAGGAGTAGCCCGCATCATGATTGAGCAGATCAAGTTTCGCCAAAATGTGCACTTTCAGGGCATTGACCGGAAACAAGGAGATCATATTTTAAACGAAGGGATCATTCTCGGACCGGCTCAACTAGGCGTTTGCGCTACAGTTGGCGTAGATCCGGTGAAGGTCACCAGGGTGCCGAAGGCTTTGATTATTTCTACTGGAGATGAATTGGTAGAAGTACACGAAACACCCGCACCACATCAGATCAGAAAGAGCAACATCGCCCAACTGCAAGCCTTGCTTGGAGATTTTAAGATCACTCCTGATAAGCTTCATTTGACGGATGATTACGACGAAATCCTCACTAAACTGAAAGATGCGGTCAATGACTATGACTTGATTCTATTGAGTGGCGGAGTATCAAAAGGGAAATATGACTTTCTGCCTAAGGCTCTGGACGAGTTGGGTGTAGCGAAGCTGTTCCATAAGATCAAACAAAGGCCTGGTAAGCCGTTTTGGTTCGGTCGAAAAGAAAATTGTTTTGTGTTCGCCTTCCCAGGAAATCCGGTTTCCTCATTCATGTGTGCTAATCGCTACCTAAGGCCCTGGTTAGCGGAGTGCCTTCAACAAAATATCCAACGTCCTGAATTTGCCAGATTAGTCGAAGAAGTTGCGTTCAAGCCTGATCTGACATATTTCCTGGAAGTACAATTACGATCCAATACCCAAGGCGTACTGGAAGCACATCCGGTCAAAGGAAATGGCTCTGGTGATCTGGCCAATTTGGTCGATGCAGATGCATTTATCCAATTACCACAAGGGAGAGATATCTATGAAGCTGGAGGAGTCTATCCGGTTTGGAGGTATTGA
- a CDS encoding LacI family DNA-binding transcriptional regulator, which yields MSIGTTLQPLHGKVTQRFISRKLDVSVSTVSRALNNNPLVNEETRKKILEIANQFNYSPNEVALSLKNRKTKRVGVAFRNDYPQVQLMSIVNIILANDHWPVLASIEQVSELVRNGLDGIILLGRLDLEHPLNIPYLQLEEPDEIGMQASFPAFFDLMKELDN from the coding sequence ATGAGCATAGGTACAACCCTTCAGCCGCTTCACGGGAAAGTGACCCAGCGGTTTATCTCAAGAAAACTGGATGTTTCAGTCTCTACGGTATCAAGGGCATTAAACAACAACCCACTGGTCAACGAAGAGACCAGGAAAAAAATCCTGGAGATCGCGAATCAATTTAACTATTCGCCTAATGAAGTGGCCCTGAGTTTAAAGAACAGGAAAACTAAACGAGTAGGTGTGGCTTTTAGGAATGACTATCCTCAGGTACAATTGATGTCAATTGTGAACATTATTTTGGCCAATGATCACTGGCCAGTCTTGGCCTCCATAGAGCAGGTGTCAGAACTGGTTCGTAATGGACTTGATGGTATTATCCTTCTTGGACGATTGGATTTAGAGCACCCCCTCAATATACCTTATTTGCAATTGGAAGAACCGGATGAAATCGGTATGCAGGCATCCTTCCCAGCGTTTTTTGATTTAATGAAAGAATTGGATAATTGA
- a CDS encoding S41 family peptidase, which translates to MKTRNYFMLSLIVLLTACNSLFIEDDPENSLEQNFEIFWSEFDRHYSFFDIKELDWQAAYDTNIQRVRGFTTEDELFTLLVELTLAFRDGHVDLYRSDRRISHDFITGFPPNEPIGAANYLESVESPNSTIQYGDISDTNLGYIRIFSFGAPRNHYERIDDAIAAFSEKDGIVIDVRDNGGGSDTNADRIATRFMDQERTFRWVRYRNGAAHTDFSEWRKGTIEPEGTTYTKPVVILTNRKCFSSTESFILSMKVRPDVTTMGGVTGGGSGNPIFRELPNGWTFRLSSWQMVDANFNYIEEVGIAPDEEIFNPTTFANSGIDRILERAIALLEGN; encoded by the coding sequence TTGAAAACACGGAACTACTTTATGCTAAGCCTGATTGTGCTGCTTACTGCATGTAACTCCTTGTTCATTGAGGATGATCCGGAGAATTCCTTGGAGCAAAATTTTGAGATTTTTTGGAGTGAATTCGATCGGCATTACTCCTTTTTCGACATCAAAGAACTGGATTGGCAGGCTGCCTATGATACCAATATTCAGCGAGTAAGGGGTTTTACTACGGAAGATGAGCTTTTCACGTTATTGGTCGAATTGACTTTGGCTTTTAGGGATGGGCATGTGGATCTATATCGCTCCGATCGACGGATTTCACATGATTTTATCACTGGGTTTCCTCCAAATGAACCCATTGGAGCAGCTAATTATTTGGAATCCGTCGAAAGCCCCAATAGTACGATTCAGTATGGCGATATCAGTGATACCAATCTGGGCTATATTAGGATTTTTTCATTCGGGGCTCCAAGAAATCATTATGAGCGAATTGATGATGCCATTGCTGCATTTTCAGAAAAAGATGGCATTGTCATCGATGTTCGGGATAATGGAGGGGGTAGTGATACTAATGCGGATCGCATCGCCACAAGATTTATGGATCAGGAACGGACATTCCGCTGGGTTCGGTACCGTAACGGAGCAGCCCATACGGATTTTAGCGAATGGCGAAAAGGCACGATTGAACCGGAGGGAACGACTTATACCAAACCCGTCGTGATCCTGACCAATAGAAAGTGCTTTAGTTCTACAGAGAGTTTTATTTTATCCATGAAAGTAAGACCGGACGTTACGACAATGGGCGGAGTTACCGGAGGTGGTTCGGGGAATCCAATTTTCCGGGAATTGCCCAACGGCTGGACGTTTCGCTTGTCTTCGTGGCAAATGGTAGATGCTAATTTCAATTACATCGAAGAGGTAGGAATAGCACCGGATGAAGAGATATTTAACCCTACCACATTTGCCAACTCCGGAATTGATCGGATTTTGGAGCGCGCGATCGCACTTCTTGAGGGGAATTGA
- the moeB gene encoding molybdopterin-synthase adenylyltransferase MoeB, with protein MELSLEELQRYSRHLNLPNFGLAAQQMLKKAKVLVVGTGGLGAPMLQYLTAAGVGTIGVVDFDEVDASNLQRQVLFTTEDIGRSKVAVTIERLSLQNPNTTFIPFETKLDSSNALEIIKDFDVVADGTDNFQTRYLVNDACILSGKVNVYASIFQFEGQVSVFNYQFEDGTSGPNYRDLFPSPPPPGMVPSCAEGGVLGVLPGIVGSLQASEVLKVITGMGDPLVGRLFLFDALHFTTRVLKVQKDDANPLTGIAPSITELIDYDAFCGLKGLDDLGQITVTELQGKAEASYTLIDVRETYEFDAGNIGGIHIPLSQLEKHLEQIPRNGDVVIHCKSGGRSQKAVDLLKDKYGYSNLLNLQGGVTAWQKEIDPDLVVV; from the coding sequence ATGGAGCTTTCATTAGAAGAACTACAGCGATACAGCAGACACCTGAACCTTCCCAATTTTGGCTTAGCCGCTCAGCAAATGCTGAAGAAGGCTAAAGTACTGGTTGTTGGTACTGGAGGATTAGGTGCTCCAATGTTACAGTACCTCACTGCTGCAGGTGTAGGAACCATCGGTGTGGTAGATTTTGATGAAGTTGACGCCTCCAATTTGCAACGCCAGGTTCTTTTTACTACTGAAGATATCGGTCGATCTAAGGTAGCGGTAACCATTGAGCGGTTGAGCCTGCAAAACCCGAATACCACGTTCATTCCTTTCGAAACCAAACTGGATAGTTCCAATGCCCTTGAGATTATCAAAGATTTTGACGTGGTGGCCGATGGTACGGACAATTTCCAGACTAGATATTTGGTGAATGATGCCTGTATTCTTTCCGGGAAAGTGAATGTTTACGCCTCTATCTTCCAGTTTGAGGGACAGGTGAGTGTATTTAACTATCAGTTTGAGGATGGTACATCAGGGCCAAACTACCGAGACTTATTTCCTTCACCTCCACCTCCGGGAATGGTGCCAAGCTGTGCCGAAGGTGGTGTGTTGGGAGTATTACCAGGAATTGTTGGAAGTCTGCAAGCATCTGAAGTCCTAAAAGTGATCACAGGAATGGGTGATCCTTTGGTGGGTAGACTTTTTCTTTTTGATGCGCTTCATTTTACCACGCGAGTGCTCAAAGTACAAAAAGATGATGCCAATCCGCTGACAGGAATAGCGCCTTCGATCACTGAGTTAATTGACTATGATGCTTTCTGTGGATTGAAAGGATTAGATGACCTTGGCCAGATCACTGTGACAGAGCTACAAGGCAAAGCTGAGGCGAGCTACACTCTTATTGATGTGCGCGAAACATACGAGTTTGATGCAGGAAACATTGGAGGAATACATATTCCACTTTCTCAGCTAGAAAAACACCTTGAGCAAATTCCCCGAAATGGTGATGTGGTGATCCATTGTAAGAGTGGGGGGAGAAGTCAAAAGGCCGTCGACTTGTTGAAGGATAAATACGGCTACAGCAATTTATTGAACCTGCAAGGTGGTGTGACGGCCTGGCAAAAGGAAATTGATCCTGATCTCGTGGTAGTTTAA
- the moaC gene encoding cyclic pyranopterin monophosphate synthase MoaC, whose protein sequence is MDKKFSHLTGTGDPTMVDVSEKAVTERVAVARSIVVLDQEIIDQLENEEIHTKKGPVFQTAILAGIMACKKTSDLIPLCHPLGLSKASIDISINENQEIMILCTAKVVSKTGVEMEALTGASVAALTIYDMCKGFSHNIVIKETRLIKKTGGKSDFQHT, encoded by the coding sequence ATGGACAAGAAGTTTTCACACCTCACTGGAACAGGTGACCCTACCATGGTGGATGTTTCTGAAAAAGCAGTAACTGAACGGGTAGCTGTTGCGCGTTCGATCGTGGTATTGGATCAGGAGATCATTGATCAACTGGAAAACGAAGAAATCCATACCAAGAAAGGCCCAGTGTTCCAAACCGCTATTCTGGCAGGTATTATGGCATGTAAAAAGACCAGTGACCTGATCCCACTTTGTCATCCATTGGGGTTGAGCAAAGCATCAATTGATATTTCAATTAATGAAAATCAAGAAATAATGATCCTTTGTACCGCAAAAGTTGTTTCAAAGACGGGAGTAGAAATGGAAGCACTTACTGGCGCTTCTGTCGCTGCCCTGACGATCTATGATATGTGTAAAGGCTTTTCGCACAACATCGTGATCAAAGAAACCCGATTGATCAAAAAGACAGGAGGAAAAAGTGACTTCCAACACACATAA
- a CDS encoding NTP transferase domain-containing protein → MQKPTGGKFHRNEVAILGAPCGIIHQLVEDIQPSLAHLKMGYVDADHQASEFEGEFRKVYTDKISHHQLSFHAEDLTYQFRQVFNDTDGVIVNGNHFKAEAQIVIVNEKKRDSLQRKLDRLTDVKAILLDEGIDQPFDFLMEHLGEKQVPVFRLDDLKSIAVLIENLLNEVPPVNGLVLAGGKSTRMGHDKGAITYYDKPQREYMADLLSKNCQETYLSVLSEIDSVIPQIPDSFLDLGPFGGILSAFRKNPNSAWLAVACDVPFVDDHTINLLISQRDPSKLATCFHNPETNFPEPLITLWEPRAYPVLLHFLTLGYSCPRKVLINSEVKEIEVPNEQVLLNVNTPEEKEHAEQMIHG, encoded by the coding sequence GTGCAGAAACCCACCGGAGGCAAGTTTCACCGTAATGAAGTAGCCATTCTCGGCGCACCTTGTGGCATCATTCACCAACTGGTGGAAGATATTCAACCGTCCTTGGCTCACTTAAAGATGGGCTATGTAGACGCAGACCATCAGGCCAGTGAATTTGAAGGAGAATTTAGAAAGGTTTATACGGATAAGATCAGTCATCACCAATTATCCTTTCATGCAGAAGATTTGACTTATCAGTTCCGGCAAGTATTCAATGATACGGATGGCGTCATTGTGAATGGCAACCACTTTAAGGCGGAAGCCCAAATCGTGATTGTCAATGAAAAGAAACGCGATTCGCTACAGCGCAAACTCGATCGACTCACAGATGTCAAGGCCATTCTATTGGACGAAGGCATCGATCAGCCTTTCGATTTCTTAATGGAACATTTGGGTGAAAAGCAAGTGCCGGTCTTCCGACTGGATGACCTGAAAAGTATTGCCGTATTAATCGAAAACCTCCTCAACGAAGTGCCTCCTGTCAATGGCCTGGTTCTGGCCGGAGGAAAAAGCACCCGTATGGGACATGACAAGGGTGCCATCACTTATTATGATAAGCCCCAGCGCGAATACATGGCGGACCTCCTGTCGAAAAACTGCCAGGAAACTTATTTATCCGTCCTATCCGAAATAGATTCAGTCATTCCGCAAATCCCTGATTCTTTCTTGGATCTTGGACCTTTCGGAGGAATTTTATCCGCGTTCCGAAAAAATCCCAATAGCGCCTGGCTGGCAGTGGCTTGTGATGTTCCTTTCGTCGATGACCATACAATTAACTTATTGATCTCACAACGTGACCCGTCTAAATTGGCCACGTGCTTTCACAATCCGGAAACCAATTTTCCAGAACCTTTGATCACTTTATGGGAACCAAGGGCATATCCGGTATTACTTCATTTTCTGACCTTGGGATATAGCTGTCCAAGAAAAGTGCTCATCAATAGTGAAGTAAAAGAAATTGAAGTACCAAATGAACAGGTGCTCCTCAATGTAAATACTCCGGAAGAAAAAGAGCACGCCGAGCAAATGATCCATGGCTAA
- a CDS encoding nucleotidyltransferase family protein, translating into MAKVSAIVLAAGLSRRMGMENKMGLMYQGKPIVHHVIDQLTKSTVFETIIVTSEVSQDLFPNHDIILNEHYQTGMTSSIQAGVRAASAHTEGYMICLGDQPLIQTEDYDHIVNAFSENFRDNPSSIIAPTYGGKKGNPVVFPFTFKEVILNHEEPEGCKSIIQSNKQHVHAIEMSTNHVLQDIDTPTDYKQISSS; encoded by the coding sequence ATGGCTAAGGTCTCAGCTATTGTGCTGGCAGCAGGCCTGTCACGTCGCATGGGTATGGAAAACAAAATGGGTTTGATGTATCAAGGGAAACCCATTGTTCATCATGTCATTGATCAACTAACGAAAAGTACAGTTTTTGAGACCATCATTGTCACGAGCGAAGTATCTCAAGACCTCTTCCCTAACCATGATATCATTCTGAATGAGCATTATCAAACAGGAATGACTTCATCGATTCAAGCGGGAGTACGGGCGGCATCAGCACATACAGAGGGCTACATGATTTGTTTGGGAGATCAGCCTTTGATACAGACTGAAGATTACGATCACATCGTAAATGCGTTCAGTGAAAATTTCAGGGATAACCCTAGTAGCATCATTGCACCAACATACGGAGGAAAAAAGGGGAACCCTGTTGTGTTCCCCTTTACATTCAAAGAAGTGATATTAAATCACGAAGAGCCTGAAGGTTGCAAAAGCATCATTCAGTCAAACAAACAACATGTCCATGCCATAGAAATGTCCACTAACCACGTCCTTCAGGACATAGACACACCGACCGATTACAAACAGATCAGCAGCTCATAA
- a CDS encoding two-component regulator propeller domain-containing protein, whose translation MRIPIRYLLFFLLCGCLYVSQAQSNFRFAHLGTKEGLLSDDAYCMLEDSMGFIWIGTETGLQRFDGDELVDFPIVVEGLTDLFVRDLILQGEDTLWVAIRGGGVRAIVNGKVTNAITVENGLSSNLAECLMVDHEGTLWVGTIDAGINAIANGEVIHSHRLSAFASEMTNHETYALMEDRKGNIWEGTTQGIHLYFQDGKQTSFRHQDDDPGSLSHDYAHEIYEDQTGNIWIGTVDGGLNLYNEQDSSFNSYQYDAQTGNQISHNVILAIEQDHDSDGLWIGTWGGGLNFFDGVNFVSGFDEGASSTLRSDRIEDVLVDSRGDLWIATYQGGINKYYQQTFITYNNQENLNLGMLQNRVTDMSLSLDGSIWLSTNDGVNKYHNGSFETFSEASGHLKFNDINQIYEDREGGLWMGMIGTGRGLQYLKNGELKHYAHIENDPNSISSDFIESIFQDRQDRIWIGTRDGLNLFQEGTFIRFKYSSDQNSIPSNQIRDISGGKDGGLWIATYGGGLSYFKNGTFKNFLDPEQMPYKFLWDVAESHDGNDVWIATSGGVVKFDPNLQLSTFYGDRDGLIGERVSRITIDSKGQVWAGSSKGLGLYLNELDKFKTFTSEDGLAGDNINAILEQENKLYVGGEAGFAVLDLNQFSIQQPESQLLFTRLEILDTSPDNLSQTQEWEPLNGEVALPHDQNNLTLYYSSLKLGIDDDPQYAYFIDQINQDWVFNGNSNHISLIDLSPGEYQIQVRELSAPESITLKLTIFPPFWNTTIAQLFYLTFLASLGYLIFLFMNKRKKLREDLERSEYNRESENKLNGLKLRFFTNVSHELRTPLTLILGPVQDLIDQKAAPAYHEKLMFIRDNSERLLKLTNQLLDFRKVSMDRMALAASNQDIISLIKACFQAFHFEAAQKALDFELKHSQTSLKMYFDHAKLETVLMNLLSNAFKFQQGRVTIEAQVHGDPEEATLFENLRPVKNYLKISISDNGEGISKEDIPMVFDRFYQAKHQDSMVGTGIGLALAKDLIELHHGTLTVKSTPNENTSFTIRLPFGFAHLSNSEIIDIPTLESATSSRTEAVQKRPELKRDYTILLIEDNPDLRTYLATELSHFYQVITAENGIEGLQALNEYQPDLIISDVMMPKMDGITFCREVKSNPENSHLPILLLTARSLSEHELEGLNAGANDYIIKPFNLDSLIAKIDNFIQVRKNYTEHYLNQLKESDESPDVAPSEEQTFISEVIAMIQSHLHQPTFGVSELSDLLGMSQSALYKKTKFLIGKSVVELISQIRIKEAAKQIIETDKRISEIGYQLGFNDPKYFRERFKKVYEMSPTEYRKQGVKIKTPPSGI comes from the coding sequence TTGCGCATTCCGATCCGTTACTTACTGTTCTTCCTCTTGTGCGGCTGTTTGTACGTGTCACAAGCCCAGTCAAATTTTCGTTTTGCCCATCTTGGCACGAAAGAGGGTCTTTTAAGTGACGATGCCTATTGCATGTTGGAGGACTCCATGGGTTTTATTTGGATAGGCACTGAAACCGGCCTCCAAAGGTTTGATGGTGACGAGTTGGTCGATTTCCCCATTGTTGTTGAAGGCTTGACGGATCTATTTGTAAGAGATTTGATCCTTCAGGGAGAAGATACGCTTTGGGTCGCTATTCGAGGAGGTGGTGTAAGGGCCATCGTGAATGGGAAAGTCACGAATGCGATCACTGTTGAGAACGGCTTATCCAGCAATCTCGCTGAATGCCTGATGGTAGATCACGAAGGTACACTTTGGGTAGGTACCATCGACGCAGGAATCAATGCCATCGCTAATGGAGAGGTAATTCACTCCCATAGACTATCCGCTTTCGCGTCAGAGATGACAAATCATGAAACCTACGCCTTGATGGAAGACCGAAAAGGAAATATCTGGGAAGGAACCACACAGGGCATTCATCTTTATTTTCAGGATGGAAAACAAACGTCATTTAGGCACCAAGACGATGATCCAGGGTCACTTAGTCATGATTATGCCCACGAAATATATGAAGATCAAACCGGGAACATTTGGATTGGAACAGTAGATGGTGGCCTCAATTTGTACAATGAGCAGGATTCATCTTTCAACTCCTACCAGTACGATGCTCAAACTGGGAATCAAATCAGTCACAATGTAATCCTTGCGATCGAGCAAGATCACGACAGTGACGGGCTTTGGATTGGGACCTGGGGTGGCGGACTCAATTTTTTCGATGGGGTAAATTTTGTGTCGGGCTTTGATGAGGGCGCTTCTTCTACGCTTAGATCTGACCGAATCGAAGACGTCCTTGTAGATTCACGTGGAGACCTCTGGATCGCCACCTATCAAGGAGGCATCAATAAGTACTACCAGCAAACTTTTATCACCTACAACAATCAGGAAAACCTGAATTTAGGGATGCTGCAAAACCGGGTAACGGACATGAGCCTTTCTCTCGACGGGAGCATCTGGCTAAGTACCAATGATGGGGTCAACAAATATCACAATGGTTCATTCGAGACATTTTCAGAAGCCTCAGGGCACTTGAAATTCAACGACATCAATCAAATTTATGAGGACCGGGAAGGTGGTCTATGGATGGGAATGATCGGTACTGGCCGCGGACTTCAATATTTGAAAAATGGAGAATTAAAACACTATGCTCACATCGAAAACGACCCCAACAGCATTAGCAGCGACTTCATCGAAAGCATCTTTCAGGATAGGCAAGATCGCATCTGGATAGGCACGAGAGATGGCTTAAATCTATTTCAAGAGGGCACATTCATCAGGTTCAAATACTCATCTGATCAAAATTCGATTCCCAGTAATCAAATCAGAGATATTTCGGGAGGCAAGGATGGAGGACTATGGATTGCTACCTATGGAGGTGGATTATCCTATTTCAAAAACGGGACTTTCAAAAACTTCCTTGATCCCGAGCAAATGCCCTACAAGTTCCTATGGGATGTAGCCGAAAGCCATGATGGAAATGACGTATGGATTGCCACGAGTGGTGGAGTGGTCAAGTTTGATCCTAATCTTCAACTGAGCACCTTTTACGGTGATCGCGATGGCTTGATTGGCGAACGAGTGAGTCGCATTACCATCGATTCCAAGGGACAGGTTTGGGCGGGTTCCTCCAAAGGGCTTGGTCTTTACCTCAATGAACTCGACAAGTTTAAAACATTCACAAGCGAAGATGGGCTTGCCGGAGACAACATCAATGCCATTCTTGAACAAGAAAACAAGCTGTACGTGGGTGGGGAAGCAGGGTTTGCCGTATTAGACCTTAATCAATTCAGCATTCAACAACCTGAAAGTCAACTGCTATTCACACGATTGGAAATTCTGGACACTTCTCCTGACAATCTGTCGCAAACTCAGGAATGGGAACCCTTAAATGGAGAGGTAGCACTTCCACACGATCAAAACAATCTTACCTTATATTATTCCTCCTTAAAATTAGGAATCGATGATGATCCACAATACGCCTACTTCATTGACCAGATCAATCAGGATTGGGTCTTTAATGGCAATTCAAATCACATTTCTTTAATTGACTTATCCCCGGGGGAATACCAAATTCAGGTTAGAGAACTGTCTGCTCCGGAATCAATTACCTTAAAACTGACCATTTTCCCGCCGTTCTGGAATACAACCATTGCGCAGCTATTTTACCTCACCTTCCTTGCCTCACTGGGGTATCTGATTTTCTTATTCATGAACAAGAGAAAAAAGCTTCGGGAAGATTTGGAGCGGTCCGAATATAATCGTGAAAGTGAGAACAAACTCAACGGTCTTAAACTTCGGTTTTTCACGAATGTATCTCATGAATTAAGGACACCTCTGACTTTGATCCTGGGTCCTGTTCAAGATTTAATTGACCAAAAAGCTGCACCTGCCTACCATGAAAAGCTGATGTTTATCCGAGACAACTCGGAACGACTACTGAAGCTTACTAATCAGTTGCTGGACTTTCGAAAAGTATCGATGGACCGAATGGCCCTGGCGGCCAGCAATCAGGACATTATTTCATTGATCAAGGCTTGTTTTCAGGCTTTTCACTTCGAAGCAGCACAGAAGGCTTTGGACTTTGAATTGAAGCATAGCCAGACATCTCTCAAGATGTATTTCGATCACGCAAAATTGGAAACCGTGCTGATGAATCTACTTTCTAACGCATTCAAATTTCAGCAAGGTCGGGTAACCATTGAGGCCCAGGTTCATGGTGATCCAGAAGAAGCTACCCTGTTTGAAAACCTTAGACCTGTGAAAAATTACCTGAAAATTTCTATCTCAGATAATGGCGAAGGAATCAGCAAGGAAGATATTCCGATGGTTTTTGATCGGTTTTATCAGGCAAAACATCAGGACTCTATGGTTGGCACCGGAATTGGGCTGGCACTGGCCAAAGATCTGATTGAATTGCACCATGGCACCCTAACGGTGAAGAGCACCCCAAATGAAAACACTTCATTCACCATACGGCTGCCTTTTGGATTCGCACACCTATCCAATAGTGAAATCATCGATATTCCAACTCTTGAATCAGCTACTTCATCCCGTACTGAGGCTGTTCAAAAACGACCTGAACTCAAGCGTGATTATACCATTTTATTGATTGAAGATAATCCTGATCTCAGGACATACCTGGCAACAGAATTAAGTCATTTCTATCAAGTCATCACTGCAGAAAATGGCATTGAAGGACTACAGGCATTGAACGAGTACCAACCAGATTTGATCATTAGTGATGTGATGATGCCAAAAATGGACGGCATTACTTTTTGCAGAGAGGTGAAGTCAAATCCTGAAAACAGTCATCTCCCTATTTTATTACTGACCGCCAGAAGTCTGAGCGAACATGAACTTGAAGGGCTAAACGCAGGAGCCAACGATTACATCATAAAACCATTCAACTTAGACAGTCTCATTGCCAAAATTGATAACTTCATTCAGGTTCGCAAAAACTACACGGAGCATTATCTGAACCAATTGAAGGAATCTGATGAATCGCCTGACGTAGCGCCTTCGGAGGAACAAACATTTATTTCGGAAGTAATTGCAATGATTCAATCCCATCTTCACCAACCCACCTTTGGGGTAAGTGAATTATCTGATCTGCTGGGCATGAGCCAGTCGGCATTGTATAAGAAAACAAAGTTCCTCATCGGCAAATCGGTGGTGGAACTAATCTCTCAAATACGAATCAAAGAAGCAGCGAAACAAATTATTGAGACTGATAAGCGCATCTCAGAAATTGGCTACCAGCTAGGGTTTAATGACCCTAAGTATTTCCGGGAGCGATTTAAGAAAGTCTATGAGATGTCGCCTACTGAGTACAGGAAGCAGGGTGTCAAAATAAAAACACCCCCTTCAGGAATCTAA